The following proteins are encoded in a genomic region of Nitrospiraceae bacterium:
- a CDS encoding 2-C-methyl-D-erythritol 2,4-cyclodiphosphate synthase has translation MRIGQGYDIHPLRVGRPLILGGVVIPHSQGLDGHSDADALTHAVCDAILGAMGEGDLGTRYPSSNPEYKNLSSLVMLRSVAQTLRDKGFYLVNLDTVILAQAPKLAPYMASMQESLAQVLQVAPSQVNVKVKSGEGIGMIGRAEGIATMAVCLIECTTPLK, from the coding sequence ATGAGAATTGGTCAAGGGTATGACATTCATCCTCTTCGGGTAGGCCGTCCCCTGATTCTGGGTGGTGTGGTCATCCCACATTCTCAAGGGTTGGATGGCCATTCCGATGCTGATGCCCTGACCCATGCCGTTTGCGACGCCATTCTAGGAGCCATGGGAGAAGGAGATCTCGGAACACGGTACCCAAGCAGTAATCCGGAATACAAAAATCTCTCGAGTTTGGTTATGCTACGAAGTGTTGCGCAGACCCTTCGTGATAAAGGATTTTATTTGGTGAATCTGGATACGGTCATTCTAGCCCAGGCGCCGAAATTAGCCCCGTATATGGCCTCGATGCAAGAAAGTCTTGCGCAAGTGCTACAGGTTGCTCCTTCTCAGGTAAATGTCAAAGTCAAAAGTGGTGAGGGAATTGGAATGATTGGGCGGGCAGAAGGCATTGCGACAATGGCCGTTTGTCTCATTGAATGCACCACGCCCTTGAAATGA
- a CDS encoding mannose-1-phosphate guanylyltransferase/mannose-6-phosphate isomerase, whose amino-acid sequence MNPHVYGVILAGGSGTRFWPLSRERFPKQLLRILGEGTLLQQTFERLLQKIPANRMAIVTNAVQAESIKLQLNQWKDDIAENVILEPEGRNTAPAIALAALQLMHQDPEAVMVVVPADHVVKASNKFMRAVQFASELAMGGHLVTFGIQPTRPETGYGYIQPLKRMRVGAKGPFIGYSVARFVEKPNLTTAKRYVRSGNYFWNSGIFVWKASQILAELAFHQPALSKLLTGLQGKMGSEDFSSHLRKVYAKVEPLSIDNAVMEHSSRSVVIPIDFGWSDVGSWSSLEEVVPVDKDGNVRNGNIIDLGSRDSVLFGDRRVVATIGLNNMVVVDTPDATLVCPKDRAQDVKGIVNLLKRQGAPEHLEHRTVHRPWGSYTVMEEGKGYKVKRIEVAPGKRLSLQLHHQRSEHWVVIAGTARVTRGEEVYDLQAGMSTGIAKETPHRLENPGKIPLEIIEIQNGPYLGEDDIVRLQDDFGRLRPIG is encoded by the coding sequence ATGAACCCTCATGTCTATGGCGTGATTTTAGCCGGGGGGAGTGGTACCCGGTTTTGGCCGTTGAGCCGCGAACGATTTCCTAAGCAATTGCTGAGAATTTTGGGAGAAGGAACCCTCCTGCAGCAGACGTTTGAGCGTCTATTACAGAAAATCCCAGCGAATCGCATGGCCATTGTCACTAACGCAGTTCAAGCAGAATCCATCAAGCTCCAACTCAATCAGTGGAAAGATGACATTGCTGAAAATGTCATCCTTGAGCCGGAAGGAAGAAATACCGCACCGGCGATCGCTCTTGCCGCCTTACAATTGATGCATCAAGATCCTGAAGCGGTAATGGTGGTAGTGCCGGCAGATCATGTCGTGAAGGCCTCAAATAAATTTATGCGAGCCGTGCAATTTGCGAGTGAATTGGCAATGGGTGGGCATCTTGTGACGTTTGGGATTCAGCCGACTCGTCCTGAAACAGGGTATGGCTATATACAGCCTTTGAAGCGAATGCGGGTCGGAGCCAAGGGCCCCTTCATCGGGTATTCGGTGGCCCGATTTGTTGAAAAGCCGAACCTCACAACTGCCAAACGATATGTTCGATCTGGAAATTATTTTTGGAATAGCGGTATTTTTGTCTGGAAAGCTTCCCAAATTTTAGCAGAATTAGCCTTTCATCAACCGGCGTTATCCAAATTGTTAACTGGTTTACAAGGCAAAATGGGAAGTGAGGATTTTTCCTCCCACCTTCGGAAGGTGTATGCCAAAGTCGAACCGCTTTCTATTGACAATGCGGTGATGGAGCATTCTTCCCGAAGCGTGGTGATACCGATAGACTTTGGTTGGTCGGATGTGGGGAGTTGGAGCAGCTTAGAAGAAGTGGTGCCTGTGGATAAAGATGGAAATGTCCGGAATGGAAATATTATAGATCTGGGCAGTCGCGACTCGGTGCTGTTTGGGGATCGAAGGGTCGTGGCAACGATTGGTCTCAACAATATGGTGGTGGTGGATACGCCTGATGCCACCCTGGTCTGTCCGAAAGATCGTGCTCAAGATGTCAAAGGCATTGTGAATTTGTTGAAGCGACAGGGGGCCCCGGAACATTTAGAACATCGAACCGTGCATCGTCCTTGGGGTTCCTATACCGTCATGGAAGAGGGGAAAGGATACAAAGTTAAACGGATTGAAGTTGCCCCTGGAAAACGCCTTTCCCTTCAGCTCCATCATCAACGCAGTGAGCATTGGGTGGTCATTGCAGGGACGGCCCGTGTGACTCGTGGCGAAGAAGTCTATGACTTGCAGGCGGGAATGAGCACGGGGATAGCCAAGGAAACTCCCCATCGTCTGGAAAATCCTGGGAAGATCCCCTTAGAGATTATTGAAATTCAAAATGGGCCCTACCTTGGAGAAGATGATATCGTTCGACTTCAGGACGATTTTGGTCGATTACGACCCATTGGGTAG
- a CDS encoding phosphomannomutase/phosphoglucomutase has protein sequence MGIFREYDIRGIVAHDLGPDVVERIGRAYATLARARGVHNVTVGRDGRLTSPALRNHLVAGLTRSGVNVLDLGLCATPLLYFSLFSCDVDGGIMITGSHNAAEYNGFKMCIGREALYGADIQELQVIYESGEFASGSGTVFTKSIIPEYLKFLQEHFSLLRGQGLRVVIDCGNGAASLFAKEALEQLGCDVTGLYCDLDGHFPNHHPDPTVLDNLKDLIEKVKETGADVGIGYDGDADRIGVIDEKGQIMWGDRLLLLFARDVLNDHPGCSIISEVKASQGLYDDIQKQGGRGIMWKTGHSIIKAKMKEEKALLAGEMSGHLFFADRYYGYDDAIYASCRLIEILVKRKKPLSALLADIPQTVVTPEIRVDCPDDQKFSLVEIVKNRLKHAANTQNSKTSVLPIRDIITIDGIRVRFDEGWGLIRASNTQPALVLRFEASSQNHLTQIQAYLEGQLSEATADLTT, from the coding sequence ATGGGAATTTTTCGAGAATATGATATTCGGGGGATTGTGGCACACGATTTAGGTCCTGATGTGGTTGAGCGAATCGGCCGCGCCTATGCGACCCTGGCGCGAGCACGCGGCGTCCACAATGTCACGGTGGGACGGGATGGCCGTTTAACTTCACCAGCACTTCGGAATCATCTTGTTGCCGGCCTGACCCGTTCAGGGGTCAATGTACTTGATCTTGGCCTGTGTGCGACCCCCTTGCTGTATTTTTCTTTGTTTTCCTGTGATGTTGACGGGGGCATCATGATTACCGGCAGTCACAATGCAGCTGAGTATAACGGGTTCAAGATGTGCATAGGCCGGGAAGCATTGTACGGGGCTGATATTCAAGAATTACAGGTCATTTATGAGAGCGGCGAGTTCGCGTCCGGGTCAGGAACGGTTTTCACGAAATCCATCATTCCTGAATATCTCAAATTTTTACAAGAACATTTTTCTTTGCTTCGGGGCCAGGGACTTCGGGTTGTGATCGATTGTGGAAATGGGGCGGCTTCTTTGTTTGCCAAAGAAGCTTTGGAACAATTGGGATGCGATGTGACCGGATTATATTGCGATTTAGATGGTCATTTCCCCAACCACCATCCGGACCCCACTGTGCTGGATAATCTCAAGGACCTGATTGAGAAGGTCAAAGAAACTGGAGCCGATGTGGGAATCGGGTACGATGGTGATGCTGACCGGATTGGCGTCATTGATGAAAAGGGCCAGATTATGTGGGGGGACCGGCTGTTACTCCTTTTTGCCCGGGATGTGCTGAATGATCATCCAGGGTGTTCCATTATTTCAGAGGTGAAAGCTTCTCAGGGGCTGTATGACGATATTCAAAAACAGGGTGGACGGGGTATTATGTGGAAGACGGGCCATTCCATCATCAAAGCCAAAATGAAAGAGGAAAAGGCTTTGCTTGCCGGAGAGATGTCGGGCCACCTGTTTTTTGCTGATCGGTACTATGGATATGACGATGCTATTTATGCTTCTTGTCGGCTGATTGAAATCCTTGTGAAGCGGAAAAAGCCCTTGTCGGCGCTGTTGGCCGATATTCCTCAAACCGTGGTGACTCCCGAAATTCGGGTTGACTGTCCGGATGATCAAAAGTTTTCATTAGTCGAAATCGTGAAAAACCGTTTGAAACATGCGGCTAACACGCAAAATTCGAAGACATCGGTTTTGCCCATTCGTGACATCATCACCATTGATGGCATTCGTGTCCGCTTTGACGAAGGGTGGGGCCTGATTCGGGCCTCGAATACTCAACCAGCCTTGGTTCTTCGCTTTGAAGCCTCTTCCCAAAATCATCTCACTCAAATTCAGGCCTATTTGGAAGGGCAACTTTCTGAAGCCACCGCAGACCTCACCACTTAA
- a CDS encoding TRAM domain-containing protein translates to MVLRVIFLVIGVVLGMAFAWGATNGQLSGLLMGGVIGAGVGAIILAVEDRLKTSPLPFVVCGGGGLVVGLLVAGLIASVTGLVARSPNTIFNLLASLVIFLGIPYWGLIMGMRFAHEGWASSAIPTGDTESVRIKKLLDTSVIIDGRIADLCETGFVEGTLVVPHFILQELQHISDSSDGLKRARGRRGLDILNVLQKVSNIKVDLVEDDFPHVKEVDTKLIELAKQMDAKVLTNDFNLNKVAGIQGVRVLNINDLCNALKPVVLPGETIRVFVLKEGKEAGQGVAYLDDGTMVVVDHAKRWIGKNADVVVTSVLQTSAGRMIFTRLKEETEHEELSFSRV, encoded by the coding sequence ATGGTGTTGCGAGTGATATTTCTAGTCATTGGGGTGGTTTTAGGTATGGCTTTCGCCTGGGGAGCAACTAATGGTCAACTAAGTGGATTGCTCATGGGCGGGGTAATCGGGGCAGGGGTTGGTGCAATTATTCTGGCTGTGGAAGACCGGTTGAAGACCTCGCCTTTACCGTTCGTCGTGTGTGGAGGGGGCGGATTAGTTGTTGGTCTCCTTGTGGCGGGATTGATTGCCTCGGTGACGGGATTAGTCGCACGCTCTCCGAATACCATCTTCAACCTTTTGGCAAGCTTAGTGATCTTTTTAGGGATTCCCTATTGGGGATTAATCATGGGAATGCGATTTGCCCATGAAGGTTGGGCCTCATCAGCCATTCCAACAGGTGATACGGAGTCGGTTCGCATCAAAAAACTTCTTGATACCAGCGTCATCATTGATGGTCGGATCGCAGATTTGTGCGAAACGGGCTTTGTTGAGGGAACTCTTGTTGTTCCACATTTTATTCTCCAGGAGTTACAGCACATTTCCGATTCCTCTGATGGGTTAAAGCGGGCACGTGGAAGACGAGGGTTGGATATTTTGAATGTTCTTCAAAAAGTCAGCAATATTAAGGTAGATCTGGTAGAAGATGATTTTCCTCACGTGAAAGAGGTGGATACAAAGCTTATTGAGCTCGCCAAACAAATGGATGCAAAGGTGCTGACCAATGATTTTAACCTCAATAAGGTGGCCGGAATTCAAGGCGTCCGGGTGCTGAATATTAACGACTTGTGTAATGCGCTGAAACCGGTGGTTCTTCCCGGTGAGACGATCCGGGTTTTTGTTTTAAAAGAAGGAAAAGAGGCCGGGCAAGGTGTGGCCTATTTGGATGATGGCACCATGGTGGTGGTTGATCATGCCAAACGATGGATCGGTAAAAATGCGGATGTGGTTGTGACGAGTGTTCTCCAAACGAGTGCCGGCCGAATGATTTTTACCCGCCTGAAAGAAGAAACCGAACACGAGGAGTTAAGCTTCTCGCGTGTTTAA
- the ispD gene encoding 2-C-methyl-D-erythritol 4-phosphate cytidylyltransferase — protein MFNSVVAVVPAAGLGTRMGGNTPKQYLTIGNLPLLVYSLQIFQELEEIGEVILSVPAADREYCWRKIVQPFGLEKVTKVVAGGARRQDSVRNGLAAISDRPDGVLVHDGVRPFIDQVMVRKVIDCAGKTGAAVVAMPIHDTVKRVDPSGIIQETLKREELWQIQTPQVFRYDWLVEAHQQAQDHQWDVTDDAALIERMGYPVSVVEGSCFNIKVTKPDDLVFGKAILETIGNRR, from the coding sequence GTGTTTAATTCTGTTGTGGCGGTGGTTCCCGCTGCGGGCCTTGGTACCCGCATGGGAGGAAATACCCCCAAGCAATATCTTACAATTGGGAATCTGCCTCTTTTAGTCTATTCACTCCAGATTTTTCAAGAACTCGAGGAGATCGGCGAAGTCATTCTTTCCGTTCCAGCAGCGGATCGGGAGTATTGCTGGCGTAAAATCGTACAACCTTTTGGTCTAGAGAAAGTCACCAAAGTGGTGGCGGGAGGAGCCCGGCGACAGGATTCGGTTAGAAACGGACTTGCCGCCATTTCCGACCGACCTGACGGGGTTTTGGTTCATGATGGTGTTCGTCCCTTTATTGATCAAGTGATGGTCAGGAAAGTGATCGATTGTGCCGGAAAAACAGGTGCCGCGGTAGTGGCAATGCCGATCCATGATACCGTGAAGCGGGTTGATCCATCTGGAATCATTCAAGAGACGCTGAAGAGGGAAGAACTCTGGCAGATTCAGACACCGCAGGTTTTCCGATATGACTGGCTGGTTGAGGCACATCAACAGGCGCAAGACCATCAGTGGGACGTCACCGACGATGCGGCCCTCATTGAACGGATGGGTTACCCCGTTTCCGTTGTGGAGGGAAGTTGTTTTAATATAAAAGTGACCAAGCCGGATGATCTGGTGTTTGGGAAAGCGATTTTGGAAACGATTGGAAACCGCAGGTGA
- a CDS encoding YdcF family protein, whose amino-acid sequence MVSLKKILASFFSPLSLCIEVMACGLLFLCFSRKQYLGKILISLGFILLVISSYEGVSGRIIRTLESQYPPINLSQVLTSGGAGNSQESVKWIVVLASGTTGDATLPYQLRVSHHSRVRLMEGIRLHRLLPGSKIILTGGTGFEGSPEATTMSRVAEELGVSRADMVLEVESRDTKDHPLYVRDIIHDEPFILVTSAFHMPRAVKLFEKQGLFPIPASTGQWIPPMQFWSLVNFFPSSSGVRLAELAYHEYMGLLEAWVQDQI is encoded by the coding sequence GTGGTCAGTCTTAAAAAGATTTTGGCCTCATTTTTTTCTCCTCTCTCTCTCTGCATAGAGGTGATGGCTTGCGGGCTTCTCTTTTTGTGTTTTTCCCGAAAGCAATACCTTGGGAAAATCCTGATTTCCCTGGGATTCATTCTGCTTGTCATCAGCAGTTATGAAGGTGTCTCGGGGCGCATCATTCGTACGTTGGAATCACAATATCCTCCCATTAATCTTTCCCAGGTTCTGACTTCTGGGGGTGCCGGAAATTCGCAAGAATCCGTGAAATGGATTGTTGTCCTTGCCAGCGGCACTACGGGAGATGCCACGTTACCTTATCAGCTTCGAGTGTCTCATCATTCCCGCGTTCGATTAATGGAGGGCATTCGGCTTCATCGCCTGTTACCCGGAAGTAAAATCATTCTGACCGGGGGGACGGGGTTTGAGGGGTCCCCTGAGGCGACCACAATGAGTCGGGTTGCCGAGGAATTAGGCGTCAGCCGGGCAGATATGGTTCTGGAGGTTGAATCCCGTGATACGAAGGATCATCCTCTTTATGTTCGTGATATCATCCACGATGAGCCCTTTATCCTCGTGACAAGTGCTTTCCATATGCCACGTGCCGTCAAATTATTTGAGAAGCAGGGTCTCTTTCCAATTCCGGCCTCCACAGGCCAATGGATTCCTCCCATGCAGTTTTGGTCTTTAGTGAACTTTTTCCCGAGTTCCTCTGGAGTGCGCCTTGCCGAATTGGCCTATCATGAATATATGGGGTTATTAGAGGCCTGGGTTCAAGACCAGATTTAA
- a CDS encoding Glu/Leu/Phe/Val dehydrogenase, with product MNTDFAPEFNHPTFRLAVAQFDQAAHHMNLDSGLLERLKAPQRSLCVSIPVRMDNGKVQVFRGYRVHHDVARGPTKGGIRFHPDVSLGEVAALAMWMTWKTALAGLPFGGAKGGVAVNPSLLSPSELEGVTRRYIAEIFPLLGPDKDIPAPDIGTNQQVMGWVMDTFSQQVGFTVRGVVTGKPLSIGGTLGREEATGRGVVDVTLEVLRHVGLSTSDTTVVIQGFGNVGSHTARILHQEGVKILAISDQMGGLYNPKGLDIPGILSHLTTEKASIPSLTQFGEQIINEDLLLLPCHVLIPAAVSEQITLNNASRLQCQYLIEAANGPTTLEADAILQERGIFVVPDILANAGGVIVSYFEWVQDAQRFSWQESDIHSRLRNIITAAFHRILYHAEEKKLTMRTAALIAGIEEVAQAHQCRGLYP from the coding sequence ATGAACACTGACTTTGCTCCAGAGTTTAATCATCCAACATTTCGCTTGGCTGTGGCGCAATTTGATCAGGCTGCCCATCATATGAATCTGGACTCAGGATTACTTGAGCGACTCAAAGCCCCACAACGGTCTCTCTGCGTTAGTATTCCTGTCCGAATGGATAACGGAAAGGTTCAAGTCTTCCGTGGGTATCGCGTGCATCACGATGTCGCCCGCGGCCCAACAAAAGGCGGCATTCGTTTCCATCCCGACGTCAGCCTCGGGGAAGTCGCGGCCTTGGCCATGTGGATGACGTGGAAAACCGCGTTAGCGGGTTTGCCGTTTGGCGGAGCCAAAGGGGGAGTCGCCGTCAACCCCTCACTTCTTTCACCATCCGAGTTAGAAGGTGTCACCCGACGCTACATTGCAGAAATTTTTCCATTATTGGGACCGGACAAAGACATCCCCGCCCCGGACATCGGGACCAATCAGCAAGTCATGGGATGGGTGATGGATACCTTTAGTCAGCAGGTGGGGTTTACCGTCCGTGGTGTAGTTACGGGCAAACCCCTTTCAATTGGAGGCACCCTTGGCCGAGAAGAAGCGACGGGTCGTGGAGTGGTGGATGTGACGTTGGAAGTCCTACGTCATGTTGGTCTTTCCACTTCAGACACGACCGTAGTCATTCAAGGGTTTGGGAATGTCGGATCCCATACTGCACGAATTCTTCATCAGGAAGGCGTAAAAATTCTGGCGATCAGCGATCAGATGGGGGGGTTGTATAATCCGAAAGGTCTGGATATTCCAGGGATACTCTCTCACCTGACCACCGAGAAAGCGTCGATTCCTTCGCTCACGCAATTTGGTGAACAGATTATTAACGAAGATTTACTCCTGCTACCCTGCCATGTGCTCATTCCGGCCGCAGTGTCTGAACAAATCACCCTCAATAACGCATCCCGCCTTCAATGCCAGTACCTGATCGAGGCAGCCAATGGCCCAACAACTCTCGAAGCGGATGCCATTTTGCAGGAACGGGGAATTTTTGTTGTCCCGGATATTCTCGCCAATGCCGGCGGGGTCATCGTCTCATATTTTGAATGGGTGCAGGATGCCCAACGATTTTCGTGGCAGGAATCAGATATCCACAGCCGACTCAGGAACATCATCACCGCAGCGTTCCACCGCATACTCTACCATGCCGAGGAGAAAAAACTGACAATGAGAACAGCTGCATTGATCGCAGGAATTGAGGAGGTGGCTCAAGCCCACCAATGCCGAGGGTTATATCCCTGA
- a CDS encoding class I fructose-bisphosphate aldolase has translation MTPRVKEILRNYDGNVPGVLTNIARLLMTGRLAGTGRLVILPVDQGFEHGPARSFAVNASGYDPHYHFQLGIDAGCNAYAAPLGFLEAGAAEYAGQIPLILKLNNNDSLFESKDPNSAITGSVHDALRLGCCAVGYTIYPGSAHSQEMYSHLREIAQEAKSHGLAVVVWSYPRGAGLSKEGETGIDVVAYAAQIAAQLGAHIIKVKVPSNHIEQAAAKKVYEAEKIPISTPAERIRHVVQSAFHGRRIVIFSGGAKGEDQKIFDEARGIRDGGGFGSIIGRNSFQRPRPQALEFLSTVMKIYAGELS, from the coding sequence ATTACGCCGCGGGTTAAAGAAATATTACGGAATTATGATGGTAATGTTCCTGGAGTTCTTACAAATATTGCCAGGTTGTTGATGACGGGGCGGTTGGCCGGGACCGGTCGCCTGGTCATTCTGCCGGTGGACCAGGGCTTTGAGCATGGTCCCGCCAGAAGTTTTGCCGTCAATGCTTCAGGGTATGATCCCCACTATCATTTCCAGCTGGGCATTGATGCCGGATGTAATGCCTATGCGGCTCCTCTTGGATTTCTCGAGGCGGGGGCGGCAGAATATGCCGGTCAAATTCCACTTATACTGAAATTGAACAACAATGATTCACTGTTTGAAAGCAAGGATCCCAATTCTGCAATCACCGGGAGCGTCCACGATGCACTACGCCTAGGGTGTTGTGCCGTGGGATATACGATTTATCCAGGCTCTGCCCATAGTCAGGAAATGTATAGTCATCTGCGGGAAATTGCCCAAGAGGCGAAGTCCCACGGACTGGCGGTGGTGGTCTGGTCGTATCCACGTGGGGCAGGCCTAAGCAAAGAAGGTGAAACCGGAATCGATGTCGTTGCCTATGCCGCACAAATTGCGGCCCAACTCGGAGCTCACATTATCAAAGTGAAGGTGCCCTCAAATCATATTGAGCAGGCGGCGGCAAAAAAAGTTTACGAGGCCGAAAAGATTCCTATTAGCACGCCAGCGGAACGTATCCGCCATGTTGTCCAGAGTGCCTTTCATGGGCGACGCATTGTTATCTTTTCGGGCGGGGCCAAAGGAGAAGATCAGAAAATTTTCGATGAAGCCAGAGGAATACGGGATGGTGGAGGGTTTGGGTCCATTATTGGGAGAAATTCCTTTCAACGTCCGAGACCGCAGGCTCTGGAATTTCTCTCAACCGTCATGAAGATCTATGCCGGGGAGCTTTCATAA
- a CDS encoding HAD hydrolase family protein gives MYYGESGEELKKFHTRDGMGIKLLQAQGLVTAIITMENTKIVARRGKKLGIPEVFQGAKDKVAILRHLSEKYGIPFAQMAYIGDDVNDVEALKTVGYAAAPADCVAQVRQVVHYVCKKKGGEGAVREVIDRILAAKGPL, from the coding sequence ATGTACTATGGGGAATCGGGCGAAGAATTGAAAAAATTTCATACGCGCGATGGTATGGGAATTAAACTCTTGCAGGCCCAAGGGCTGGTCACTGCCATCATTACCATGGAAAACACCAAAATTGTCGCTCGCCGCGGAAAAAAATTAGGCATTCCCGAAGTCTTTCAAGGAGCCAAAGATAAAGTGGCAATTCTGCGCCATTTGTCTGAAAAATACGGGATTCCTTTTGCACAAATGGCCTACATTGGTGATGATGTGAATGACGTGGAGGCCTTGAAAACTGTGGGATACGCCGCGGCCCCCGCCGATTGTGTAGCGCAGGTCCGTCAGGTTGTGCATTATGTCTGCAAAAAAAAAGGAGGGGAGGGAGCTGTTCGAGAAGTTATCGATAGAATTTTGGCTGCAAAAGGCCCTCTGTAG
- the cysE gene encoding serine O-acetyltransferase — translation MRWVKRITEDLHAVFERDPAATSRWEVLLAYSGFHALLAHRVAHWLWKKNIPIVPRLISQLARWLTGIEIHPGAQIGRGFFIDHGMGVVIGETAVLGDFVTLFQGVTLGGTGKERGKRHPTLGNHVVVGAGAKVLGNITIGDFVKIGANSVVLRSVPSNSTVIGIPGRIIKTIGDRVPEATMDHANIPDPIAERFDAMEQELLALRKQVEQSEKRM, via the coding sequence ATGCGATGGGTTAAACGAATTACTGAAGATTTGCATGCGGTTTTTGAGCGCGATCCGGCTGCAACCAGTCGCTGGGAAGTGCTGCTGGCCTATTCAGGTTTTCATGCGTTATTAGCACATCGGGTGGCTCACTGGTTATGGAAGAAAAACATTCCGATTGTCCCGCGGTTAATTTCCCAACTGGCCCGTTGGCTGACCGGTATAGAAATTCATCCCGGTGCTCAAATTGGACGAGGGTTTTTTATTGACCATGGGATGGGGGTCGTGATTGGCGAAACTGCTGTTCTGGGCGACTTTGTCACCCTCTTTCAAGGCGTGACGCTGGGTGGAACCGGCAAAGAACGGGGTAAACGCCATCCAACATTGGGAAACCATGTGGTCGTTGGAGCTGGAGCAAAAGTACTGGGAAATATCACGATCGGAGATTTTGTTAAAATTGGAGCTAATTCGGTGGTTCTTCGGTCAGTGCCTTCAAACTCAACGGTCATTGGGATACCCGGCAGGATTATAAAAACTATTGGAGATCGGGTGCCTGAAGCAACCATGGATCATGCCAATATTCCGGATCCGATAGCTGAACGGTTTGATGCGATGGAACAAGAACTCCTCGCCCTACGAAAACAGGTGGAGCAATCTGAAAAGCGAATGTAA
- the fbp gene encoding class 1 fructose-bisphosphatase: MTPRFSLSTHTFREQAPIPGTSGEFSRIIMQIALGGKLIAQDLRKAGLSQFLGSTGLMNVQGEEVQKLDERANQIFLDVFEHMELVSTLVSEEMEKPYLIKEADGQGRYAVFLDPLDGSSNIDVNASLGSIFSIHRLSVEGFPTSEDTLRKKGCDQVAAGYILYGSSVLLVYTCGHGVHQFTLDQEAGEFFLSAKNIQIPRHGKIYSVNEGNYQKWSTGTQQFLHYLHEVDAQTGRPYTSRYSGCLVADVHRVLCKGGLYMYPGEQKNPEGKLRLMYEAAPLSFLVEQAGGMGSTGVEPVNQLIPKALHQRVPLYIGSQDDVTKAEAFLRSESPI, translated from the coding sequence ATGACTCCGCGTTTTTCCTTATCGACCCATACCTTTCGTGAGCAAGCGCCTATTCCTGGCACCTCCGGTGAATTTTCCCGCATCATCATGCAAATTGCTCTGGGTGGGAAACTCATTGCCCAGGATCTTCGAAAAGCCGGATTGAGTCAATTCCTGGGTTCTACAGGGTTAATGAATGTGCAAGGCGAAGAGGTCCAAAAGTTGGACGAACGGGCCAATCAGATATTTCTGGATGTGTTTGAGCACATGGAACTGGTGAGCACGCTGGTTTCAGAGGAAATGGAAAAGCCCTACCTCATCAAAGAAGCCGATGGTCAAGGACGGTATGCGGTCTTTTTGGATCCTTTGGATGGCTCATCGAATATTGATGTCAACGCGTCTTTGGGGTCCATTTTTTCTATTCATCGACTGTCCGTTGAGGGTTTCCCCACTTCTGAAGATACCTTGCGAAAAAAAGGGTGCGATCAGGTTGCGGCCGGATATATTTTGTATGGATCGAGTGTGCTTTTAGTGTATACCTGCGGCCATGGTGTGCACCAATTCACATTGGATCAGGAGGCGGGCGAGTTTTTCCTCTCAGCCAAGAATATTCAAATCCCCAGACATGGGAAAATATATAGTGTGAATGAAGGCAACTACCAAAAATGGTCCACCGGAACTCAGCAATTTCTTCACTATCTTCACGAAGTTGATGCCCAGACAGGCAGACCCTACACCAGTCGTTATTCCGGGTGTCTTGTGGCTGATGTGCATCGGGTGTTGTGCAAGGGTGGCCTCTATATGTATCCGGGAGAGCAGAAAAATCCAGAGGGAAAATTGAGGCTCATGTATGAAGCCGCACCCTTATCATTTTTGGTTGAACAAGCCGGTGGTATGGGGAGTACGGGTGTCGAGCCTGTCAATCAACTAATCCCGAAAGCCCTTCACCAGAGAGTCCCTTTATATATTGGCAGTCAGGATGACGTGACCAAAGCTGAAGCGTTCCTCCGGTCTGAGTCACCGATCTAG